In Actinomadura luteofluorescens, the sequence TCGAAGCCCTTGGCCCGCGTCCACTGCCCGTCCTTCGCCTGGAGGTCGCGGGCGGTGACGTCGTTGGCGCAGGTGTAGCCGAGGATGACCTCGGCGGCGCGGGACGCCGGGACCTCGCGGCACATCCGGCCGATGACGACGGCGAGCTCGCCCTCGTAATCGACGCGCTCGGACAGCTTCTGCGGGTAGGCGATCGCCTCCTCGGGGCCGATGACGGCGGTGGACGGCTTGGAGAACAGCACCGGCTCCGCGGGCGGCTCGTCCCCGCCCATCTCGCGGACGTGGTCGGCGTAGTTCTTCCCGATCGCGATGATCTTGCTGGGCAGGATCGGGGCGAGCAGCCGGACGTCGGCGAGCGGGAGGCGCTGCCCGGTGAAGGTCAGCTCACCGAAGGGGTGGGCCGCGATGACGGCGACGGTGTTCTCCTCCACCACACCGAAGGACATGCCGTCGTCGGTGGAGAATCTGGCGATACGCATGGTCAAGAGCCTAGTACGCCGTCCAGAAGCCGCGGCCCGCCCGCCGGTCGCGGGCCCGCCCGCTCAGAAGCCGCAGGCCCTGCCGTTCAGCTCGCAGGACTTCGGGGTGGCCGCCGTTCCGGCCGCGCCGAACTGGACGTCCCACGTCGCGCCGGGCTGGATCGGGGGCACGCCGTCCAGGTTCCTGATCTCGACGGTGGAGCCGCCGTGCACGAGCCGGGCGCCCCAGATGTTCTTCACGTCCGCGCCAGGCGACTTGAACGTCAGCTTCCACGCCTTCAGGGGTTTCCTGGTGCGGTTCGTGATGACCATCTTGCCCTCGAAGTACCCGCTGTCCTGCTGGACGAGCTGGTAGGTGATGCCCTTGCCCTGGACGAGCGGCCCGATGGGGGCGGTGGTCACCGGGGGCGGCGCGGCGGGCTGCCCGCCCGGCTGCTGGCCGCCCGGCTGGTTCGTGGGGGCACCGGACTGCGGGGGCGTCGCGGGCGCGCCGCCGCCGGGCGAGGGCGTGCCGGGGGACGCCGGTCCCGTGCCGCCCGGCGTCGCCGGAGTGCTCGCCGCCGGGGACTTCTGGTCGGCGGCCTTGCCCTTCGTCTCGGAGCCGCTGCCGAGCATCAGCACCACGACGCCGATCAGGACGAGCACCACCACCAGGGCGATCAGCAGGAGGAGGACCATCGGCCGCCGCGAGCGGGACGGCGGCTGCCCGCCACCAGGGCCGCCGGGCAGCCCTCCGGACGGCGAGGCCATCGCGGGCGGCGGCATCGGCGGGGCGGACGCCCCGTGGTGCGGGGGCATCGTGCTCTGGGCGGGAGGCTGCGCCCCGGGCGTTCCGTAGGCGAACGCCGGGCCGCTCTCCGACTGGTTCACCGTCTCGTCGCCGGAGGCGAACTGCTCCGTCCACGGCGCCTCGGCGGGCATCGGGGCGGCCGCCGCCTGGGCGGCGACCTGCGCGGGCGGCGCCTGCTCCGAAGGCTGCATCTGCTCCGGGACGAGGTTCGGCCCCGGGACGGGTTCCCGGTACGGAGCGGGAGGCGGGGCGTACACCACCGCCGGGTTCGCGGCCTGCTCGAAGGCGGCCGGCTGCGCCGGCGGCGGGACGGCCGGAGCGGCCTGAGGCGGGACGGCCGGGGTGGGCTTGGAGGGCTTGGAGGGCTGCTCCATGGGGATGTCGGCGAAGGTGACCGGCGGCTGGAACGCGGTCACGTCCAGCTCGTCCACGGTGTCCGCGGGCGGCTGCTTCTGGAAGGCGACGGCCGGGCCGTCCCGGAGCGTGGTGTCGAAGTCGTCCTCCGGCTCGTCGCCCGGACCGTCCTGGTACGTCGACTCCAGATCGTCCTCGGGGTCGTCGGCGGGAAGGTCCTGGATCGCCACGCCGTCCATTTGGGGGACGTCATGGGTCGTGACGTCGCCGTCGAAGAGGTCGTCCACCAGATCGTCGGCGGCCGGTACGGCCGCGGTCCCCGGCCGGGCCGGTTCTCCGGGCGCGGCGGACTTCCTGGTGACGCCGAACTCTGCGGTCGTCTTGTGGTCCGGGGGCACGTACCCGGAGTCCTCGCCGCTCAACTCGTCCACCTTCCACTGACGCCGATCTCATGGAGTCCGACGACCGGCGCGACGGATCGGTTCGCCACCCGCCCCGCGAAGGTGTCAGCCGGCGGGGGCAGGTTCGAGTCCGCGGCGCGCGGCCTGCCGCATCTGCCGGTTGAGCGTAGCGGTGATCAGCTCGATCGCGTCGGGAGTGGTGGCGTCCTGCGCGCCGCTGAGCCAACGGGTCGCCTCCGCCAGCAGCTCGTCGGCGGCGTGGTCGGCCCCGGCGTCGGCCATCCGTCCGAGAACGGCGCCGAGCCGCAGCGCGGCGTCGGCGCTCCCGGACTCGGCCGCCCGCCGGTACCAGTGGGCCGCCTGCTCCAGGCGGCCCTCGCGCTCGTACGTCTCGCCGAGACCGAACGCCACGTCGGCCCAGGTGCCGTCCGTGGGACGCCCAAGATCCTCGGGGCTCCAGGGTCGGATGGGCATACGATCACTCCGGCAGGTCGGTCACGGGACGTCGGTTCACAGGGGCAGGGATTCTACGGGGACACGGCGCGCGGGAACCTCGCACGTGCCGTGCACCTTCCTATAGTGGATCCTTCAACTGAAATCCGCTACCGGTTTCGTCGCTTTGACGAACTTTCTACGTAACCGCGCCAATACTCACGGAAAGATGCTCGTTCGGTCGAACGGGCGAGACCACTCCCCGTGTGTCCGCGGATACGGGCGCGACACGTCCCACGGCAGGGTTAACGCACCAGATCCTTGTAATCCGGGTGCCTTAGGATCCACTTCTTGATGAACGGGCACAGCGGGACGACCGACAGGCCCTGGGAGCGGACGTCGTCCAGGGCGCCGCGGGCCAGCGCGCTTCCCACGCCCTTGCCCTCGAAGGCGGAGTCGACCTCGGTGTGGGTGAAGACGACGGCGCCCTCGCCCCGCTCGTACTCGGCGAATCCGGCGAGGTCGCCGTCCAGCCTGATCTCGTAGCGGCCCTGCTCGGCGTTGTCGGTGATCTCAGTGCTCATGCCCTGATAATGCCCGCGCCCGCGAGGAGATTCCCGTCAGCCCGCCTCGTAGCCGGCGCGGAGCAGGCAGTAGGTGACGGCCTCCTCCAGGGCCTGCCAGGACGCGGCGATGACGTTGTCCTCGACGCCGACCGTCCCCCACTCACGCTCACCGTCGCCGGACTCGACGAGGACCCGGGTCCGCGCGTCGGTGCCGTGCGCGCCCTCCAGGATGCGGACCTTGTAGTCGACCAGCTCCAGCCGCGCCAGTTCCGGGTAGAGGCGGCCGAGCGCGATCCGCAGCGCGTTGTCGAGGGCGTTGACGGGGCCGTTGCCCTCGCCGGTCGCGATGATCCGCTCGCCCTTGGCGTGCAGCTTGACGGTGGCCTCGCTGATCATCGACCCGTCCGGGCGGCGCTCCACGATCGACCGCCACGACTCGACCTCGAAGTGCCGCTGCCGGACGCCGGTCAGCTCCTCGCGCAGCAGCAGCTCGAACGAGGCGTCCGCGGCCTCGAAGGTGTAGCCGGTGGACTCCAGCTCCTTCACCCTGTCCACGACGGCCTTGGCCTTCTCGCCGGACAGGTCGTAGCCGAGCTCGCGGCCCTTCAGCTCGACCGACGCGCGCCCGGCCATGCTGGACACCAGCATCCGCATGTCGTTGCCGACGGCGGCCGGGTCGATGTGCTGGTAGAGGTCGGGGTCGATCTTCACCGCGGACGCGTGCAGCCCGGCCTTGTGCGCGAACGCGGACACGCCCACGTACGGCTGCTGCGAACTCGGCGCGACGTTGGTGACCTCGGAGACGGCGTGCGCGATCCGCGTCATCTCGGCGAGCTGGGCGTCCGAGACGAGGCTCATGCCCCGCTTGAGCTGGAGGTTCCCGACGACGGTGAACAGGTTGGCGTTGCCGCTGCGCTCCCCGTACCCGTTCGCGCAGCCCTGGACGTGCGTCGCGCCCGCCCGGACGGCGGCGAGCGTGTTGGCGACCGCGCAGCCGGAGTCGTCGTGGCAGTGGATGCCGACGCGGACGCCGTGGCCGACGACCTCGTGCACGACCTCGGCGAGCTCGTCCGGCAGCATGCCGCCGTTGGTGTCGCAGAGCGCGACGACGTCGGCGCCGGCCTCGGCGGCGGTGCGGACGGCCTCCAGCGCGTAGGCGCGGTTGGCCTTGTGGCCGTCGAAGAAGTGCTCGGCGTCCAGGAAGACCCGTTGGCCCTCCGCACGCAGGTGGGAGACCGTGTCGCGGATCATCGCGAGGTTCTCCTCCAGGGTGGTGCGGAGGGCCAGCTCGACGTGCCTGTCGTGACTCTTGGCGACCAGGGTCACGACGGACGCGCCCGAGTCGCGCAGGGCGGCGACCTGGGGGTCGTCGGCCGCCTTCACCCCGGCCCGGCGGGTCGCGCCGAACGCGGTGAGCTGCGCGTGCCTCAGGTCGAGCTCTGTTCGAGCCCGCCTGAAGAACTCGGTGTCCTTGGGGTTGGCGCCCGGCCAGCCGCCCTCGATGAAGCCGACGCCCAGGTCGTCCAGATGTCGCGCGACCGCGAGCTTGTCGGGCACGGAGAGGTTGAGCCCCTCCTGCTGCGAGCCGTCGCGCAGGGTGGTGTCGTAGACGTGGAACGCGTCGCCTTGCATGTGAGAACCCCCAGGGGGATCAGCGCCAGGGCACAAAAAAGACCCCTCACGGACGTGAGAGGTCTGCGCGCCGGCGGTGTCCCGTTAGCTGCCGGCGCGCCAGCCGATAATCACGAGGCTGTGGCGCATGATGCGCTCATCATGCCACATGGTCCATGGATTTGGGACATCCGTCTCACATACTGGGACGTCGATCGTCCGTGCCGGCGGCGCCCCGGCCAGCACGGAGTCATATCTCGCTTTTCTCCACTTGGAGTTCATTGCGCGACAAAAAACGATTGCCGAGCAAAGGATGGCGAGAATGCATTCCTTACCTCGAAATGCACTTGCGCTGTCACGGTAAAACGATTAATGATCGCACTGTCCGCCGGAGGAAGGGGATCCGATGAGCGGCGAACCGGTCCGCGGGACGGTGGCGTCCTGGGACGACGAGGCCGGCTGGGGGGTGCTGGTCTCACCCGACGTGCCCGGCGAGGTCTGGGCACACTTCTCGGTCGTGCGCGCCGAACCGGGCGCCTTCGCCTCCCTCGATCCGGGCGAAGGCGTGCTCTTCACCTGGGAGGAGGCCGAACAGGACGGCTACGCCTACCGCGCGCTGGACGTGCGGTCGGCCGGCCGCGGCTGAGCACCGGGGCGGCGGACTGATCGCGTCCGTCCACCCGCCGTGGGGGACGGCGAACCTTTTCGAGGGGAATTCCTGGAATGCGTATGCACACATTCGGCCGGACCGCGGCCGCTTCCGGAACGGCGCTGGTGATGGCGCTCGGCTCCGTGTCCGCCGCGTCCGCGGCCGAGCGCCCGGAACGCGCCGCGCCCATCCACCACTACGTGTTCACGAAACGGCACCAGTCGTTCGCCTACCACGACTCGGTCGGCTCGTTCCACGCGCAGGTGAGGCTGACCGGGCCGCACTCCAGGCGCTACCCGATGCCGTGGGTCTTCCGCATCACCAGCGCGAAGCTGCGGTCGATCGCCCGCGGCAACGCCGTCTGCACGGCGACCGGGCTGAACGGCCGGTACCACGACCGGCACGTCGTCCCCGTCGGCTACTACTGGCACTCCACGGTCGCCCCGCACCGGGCCCGGAAGGTGTACACGCTCTCGGGCACCTGCACCTTCGCGGTGCAGGTCGGCGGGCGGCCCGGCCGCGCCTTCGTCGGCTTCTCGTTCCACTACGCCGTCAACCCGTCCTCGCGGGGCGCCGCCCCGGCGAGCACGGGTCCGGCCGTCACGACGTCGGTGCACATCCGCCACTGACCGGCCCGGCGGCGCGCGCGCCCGTCGCGAGCGCGCGCCGCCGGCGCACCGATCAGACGATCTTGTGGACCCACCCGTAGGGGTCGGGACGGGTGCCGTACTGGATGCCGACCAGCTCCTGGCGCAGCCGCATCGAGATCTCGCCGGGCTCGCCGTCGCCGATCGTCCACTCGCGGTCCCGGCCCTTGACCCGGCCGACCGGGCTGATGATCGCGGCGGTGCCGCAGCCGAACACCTCGGTGATCTCCCCGGAGGCGCAGCCCGCCTCCCACTCGTCGATGCTGATCTTGCCTTCCTCGGTGGGGACGCCGAGGTCGGGCGCCAGCTTGAGCATCGAGTCGCGGGTGACGCCGGCGAGCAGGGTGCCGGTGAGCGCGGGGGTGAGCAGCCGGGCCCGCGCGCCGGAGCCGTAGACGAACATGAGGTTCATCGAGCCGACCTCCTCGACCCAGCGGTGCTCCACCGCGTCGAGCCAGACGACCTGGTCGCAGCCCTGCGCGACGGCCTCGGCCTGGCCGGCGAAGGACGCGGCGTAGTTGCCGCCGAACTTGGCCTCCCCGGTGCCGCCGGGCGCCGCGCGGGTGTAGTCCTGCGACAGCCACACCGAGACGGGCTTGATGCCGCGCGGGTAGTAGAGGCCGGACGGGGACGCGATGACCATGAAGAGGAACTCGTGGGCCGGGCTGTTGACGCCGAGCGCGCGGGTGGTGGCGATCATGAAGGGCCGCAGGTAGAGGCTGTGCCCCTCGGTGTCGGGCACCCAGTCCTTGTCGGTGCGGACGAGCAGCTCGACGGCGTCGACGAACAGCTGCTCGGGGATCTCCGGCATCGCCATCCGCCGGGCGGACCGGTTCATCCGCGCCGCGTTCATGTACGGCCGGAAGGTGACGATCGAGCCGTCCGGCTGCCGGTAGGCCTTGAGGCCCTCGAAGAGCTCCTGGGCGTAGTGGAACACCTGCGAGGCCGGGTCCATCGGGATCGGCCCGTAGGGCTCCAGCTTCGCGTCGTACCAGCCGCGCTCGGCCGAGTACCGGACCGTGACCATGTGGTCGGTGAAGTACCGGCCGAACCCGGGCTCGGCCAGGATGCGCGCGCGTTCGTCGGCCCCCGTGGGCCGCTCGGTGCGCGTGATCTCGAATTCCAGGGTGTCGCTCATCGCGGTCTCGTCCTCTCGCGGATCGCCCAGGCGGCCCCATCGCCGCATCGGCTTCCTAGTCCCCATTGTCCTACTTCGTCTAGACCTGCTCCTCCACGCGCGCGCATACGGAAAACCGGGCGCGCCGCGAGGGCACGCCCGGTCTGGCCGGAGGCGGCGTGCCCCTAGCCGGATACTCGCTTGGCGATCGCGTCGCCGATCTGGGACGTCGACCGGGCGCCCAGCGCGGCGCGCTCGGCCAGGTCGTCCGAGACGGCCTGCTCGACGCGGCGGGCGGCGGCGCCCTCGCCGACGTGGTCGAGCAGCATCGCGACCGACAGGATCGTGGCGGTCGGGTCGGCCTTGCCCTGCCCGGCGATGTCGGGGGCGCTGCCGTGGACCGGCTCGAACATCGACGGCGCGGTGCGGTCGGGGTTGACGTTCCCGGACGCGGCGAGCCCGATGCCTCCGGCGATCGCGGCGCCGATGTCGGTGATGATGTCGCCGAACAGGTTGTCGGTGACGATGACGTCGTACCGCCGCGGCTGGCTCACGAAGAACATCGTGGCCGCGTCGACATGGCAGTAGTCGGTCGTGACCTGCGGGTACTCCCCGGCGACCCGCTTCAGGGTCCGCTGGTAGAGGTCACCGGCGAAGGTGAGCACGTTGTCCTTGTGGACGAGCGTCAGCTTCTTGCGCGGCCGGGACGCCGCGACCTCGAACGCGTACCGGATGACGCGCTCGACGCCGAAGGCGGTGTTGACGCTCTCCTGCGTCGCGACCTCGTGGGGGGTGCCCTTGCGAAGGACGCCGCCGACGCCGGTGTAGGGGCCCTCGGTGCCCTCGCGGACCACGACCATGTCGATGTCGTCGGGGGTCACACCGGCCAGCGGGGTGCTGACGCCCGGGAACAGCTTCACCGGGCGCAGGTTGACGTAGTGGTCCAGCTCGAACCGGGTCCGCAGCAGCAGCCCGCGCTCCAGCGTGCCGCTCGGCACGCTCGGGTCGCCGACGGCGCCGAGCAGGATGACCTCCTGCTCGCGCAGCTCGCCCAGGACCGAGTCGGGCAGCGTCTCCCCCGTCCGGTGCCACCGGGCGGCGCCCAGGTCGTAGGAGGTCTGCTCGAACGTGAGGTCGCCGGACACGGCGTCGAGGACCTTCAGTCCCTCGGCGACCACCTCGGGGCCGATCCCGTCACCCGGGATCACGGCCAGACGAATGCTGCGCGAAGCCATGGGCGCACTCTACTGCAAACGTCTCAGTGCTTGGGCTTCCGTCTCACATCACGGACAATCAGCGCGCGAGCCCGCAATCGCCGCACATGCCGCCACCAGGAACGCGGTAGTACAGGCAGCAGTTGTTCCGTACGTACCCGCGCGGCCCGAAGGACCCGGCCTCGGCGAGCGGCTCGCGCGCGAGCAGTTCCCGCACGATCGCGACCCGCCCCGGGTCGGCCGCCCCCACGTTCAGGCTCCCGGCGAGCGCCGAGGCCGCGTTGCCCCAGACCAGCCCGTCCGCGAGCTTGACGAAGCCCAGCATCGCCTCCCGCAGCGGGCGCAGCAGCCCGTCCACGACCATGGGATGGACGATCTCGACGGCCTCGCCCGCGTTCTCGACCCGCCACCCGCGGACCTCGGCGAGCCCCAGCATGATCGCCTCACCCGGCGCCCACCGCCACCGCACTTCCGAAAGATCGGGAACGACCCCGAGCGCCGCCGCGGCGACGACCGGCGACCAGATCCGCGCCGCGAGCCCCTGAAAGAGCAACGAGGCCGCCACGCGGACCTCATCGGTCCCGAGCCGCCCGGCATAGTCGCCGACGACTTCCCGAAGCCGGCCGGGACTCCCCGGAAACGCCCCCCAGGCAGAGTCTTCCGAGACCCCCTCGGCGGCGAGCTCGAAATAGGGCCCGAGCTCAGCGACGCGCCCCATCACACCAAGGACTTCGGTGCCGCTCACATCGCCCGTCACTCCCCCAGTCTCGCATCACCGCCCCACCCGCCCGCCGGCGAGCGCGCGTCGGCGCCTCCGGACGAGCGGGGCCGCGCCGACCAGCGGTTCAGCCGTCGCCGGCGGCTCGGCGGCCCGCATGCACCAGGACACCGATGTCGCCGACCCGGTCGAAGTGCTGAAGTTTGTCGGGGTTGACGATGGAGTGGATCGTCTGCACCCTGCCGTCGGCGATCTCCAGCCCTATCACCCCGACCAGCAGGTCCCGGACGTCGAACACCAGGGCGCCCGGCTGACCGTTGACCTCGGTGACGTGGAAGCGCACGCCGCCGGCACGGGCCAGCACGGGCACCACCGCCGCCAGGACGTGGGCCACGCGCCGCCGTCCGCCGACCGGCCGGCCCAGTGCCGGCACCTTGCCGCCACCGTCACCGTGCAGGGCCACATCCTGCGCCAGCAGCTCTTCGAACGCCCGCAGGTCACCCTGCTCGACGGCGGCGAAGAAGCGCTTGGCCAGCTGCCGCCGCTGCCGCCGAGTGGCGTGGTAGCGCGGCCGGTGCTCCTGGACGCGGAGGCGAGCCCGTGCCACCAGGTGCCGCGTGCCGTCCACGTCGGTGCCGATGATCTCGGCGACCTCGCCGTAGGGGTACTGGAACACCTCCCGCAGCAGGAACGCGGCCCGCTGCCGCGGCGACAGGCTCTCCAGCAGCACCAGGAAGGCCAGGGACAGCGAGTCGGCGGTCTCCGCCTGCTCGTCCGGGGACGGATCGGCGGCCAGCGGTTCCGGCAGCCATTCGCCGACGTACTGCTCCCGCCGTGCCCGCGCGGAGCGCAACTGGTCGATGGCGAGCCGGGTGACCAGCGTGGCGATGTACGCCCGCGGCGACTCGATCCGCTCGTCGCGCCGCAACGTCTGGTGCAGCCGCAGGAGCGCTTCCTGCACCACGTCCTCGGCTTCACTGACGCTGCCGAGCATCCGGTATGCGATGGCGAACGCCCGCGGTCGCAGCTCGTCATAGAGCTCGGTGGTGGACACGCCGACCTACCTCAACCCGTCGGTGAAACCCGTTCGCCACGTGGGGTACCGCGGCGCCCAGTCCAGTTCGCGCTTGGTCTTCTCGCTGGAGATGCCGCGGGCCCGCGTCATCAGGTCCACCGGCCCCTTGCCCGCCAGCAGGCGCACGAGCCAGGCGGGAACCCGGCGCGGCGGTTCGGCCCCGAGCGCGCGGGCCAGCTCCGGCAACCAGACGCGCACCGGCGCAGGCTCGTCATCGGCGACGTGGTAGATCCCGGGCCTGCCGCGTTCGATGGCGGCGACCGTGGCGGACGCGGCATCGGTGATGTGCACCAGCGACCACACCCCGCCACCGCCGCCGACGATCGGGAACTTCCGCCTGCCGATCTGCTCGGTCATCACGGCGTCCCGCGCGGCGCTGATGCCGGTCCCCGGCCCATAGAAGCCACCGTAGCGAAGCGCGATCCCGTCGGCCCAGGTGATACCGGTCACCGCCTCCTCCAGGTGGCGCAGCGCGGCAACCGACCTCTCGACGTCCGCGGGCGGGCTGGGCTCGATCCGGCCGTTCTCGTCGGCGACCGGCCCGCCGGTCCGCTCCATCCACATGGCGTTGCTCTGTGCCACGAACCTGCCGACGCCGGCGGCGCGCCCGGCGGCCAGCAGGTGGTCGGTGCCCTCGGTGCGCAGCCGGTCGGTGGCCGCCGCCATCCGCTTCACGTGCCGGAAGTCGGCCGGTCCCCCCAGCGCGGTGAGCTGATGGACGATCACCTCGGGCTCCGCCCTGGCCACCGCGTCGGCCACCGAGTCGGGGTCGAGCGCGTCGACGATCACCGGTTCGGCGCCCAGCGCCCGGAGCGCGGCGGTCTTGGCGGCCGAGCGGGTGGTGCCGACCACCTCGTGTCCGCGCGCCACCAGTTGGGGAACGAGATGGCCGCCGATCGCCCCCGACGCTCCGGCGATGAAGATCTTCATGACGTCTCCGTTCGTAGTACTCACGAACAGAAGACGAAACGGCCCCGCACCCCATGAACAGCAGTAACGCAGATCACACGTCCATGGCACCTCGGGCGCTGGCAGCACTCCGTCCGGCGGCCCCCACGGAGAGCCTGCTCCGCACCCACGCAAGGGCCTCAACGGCCGCGACTACGTCAGAACCAAGTCTGCGAAGCAGAGCCGAGCGAGACAGCACTACTCACCGACCCCGAGCCTTAGGACCGACAGGCCCAAAGGGCGACCCGAAGCCCAACGGACGCGCCCGCCTCAGCCGACGAAGCAACCGCCGACAACCTGAGAAGTGGCGATCGCGTCCGAAGGCAGGTTCGAGCGAAGCGAGAACCTGATCGCGCAGCGAGCCGCCAGGCGAGCCGGAGCGATGCCAGCGATCGCCCCAATTTTTCGACGATGGAGGGCCTTCAAGGCCCGAAGGAGGAGAAAAATTTAGTCAGCACGCCTATCCAGGGCCGTCTGCAGGGCGCGGGCGGCTTCTTCCTGGGCGTCTTCGGCGGGGGCGTTGTTCTGGGTGTCGTTCATGATGGGTTGCTCCGATCGCTGGGCTGGTGGCCAGAGGGGCCGCCGGTGGGCCGTGGTTCGCACGGTCCGGCGCGGCATCGGACTCACGGCCAGGCAGAGCCTCCGCAGCGGGAGCCGGCCTGCCGATGATCAGGCCCCGCTGCGGCAGCGAAGGATTACCACGAAGCGCCGCATGACTACTGCGAGGCTACCCCCGGTTCGGCGGGCTGTCCCGACCCGTGTCTCAAAATCTCGGCATATGAGATGGGCGGGCGTCCGGCACATGGCCGGACGCCCGCCCGAGGCTCAGCCGTCACGACGGCTGACCTGCACATTATTCTGAGGGGCAACCCCCAGACCCCCGACTACCCCGCGCATCATTCTGAGGGGCAACCCCCAGACCCGCGACTACCCCTCCAGGTCGACGCGGCGGCCCATGTCGGCGCCGACCTCGCGGGTGATGGCGTCGACGAGCTGGGGCGCGACGGCCGAGTCGACGGTGAGCGCGATGAGCGCCTTGCCGCCCTTGGCGTCGCGGCCGACCTGCATGCCGGCGATGTTGACCTGCTCGTCGCCGAGCAGCTTGCCGACCGCGCCGACGATGCCGGGGCGGTCGACGTAGGAGAAGAAGGCCATGTGCTCGGTCGGGACGAGCTCCATGTTGTAGCCGTTGATCTCGATGATCCGCTCAGCGTGCTTGGGGCCGGTGAGGGTGCCCGACACCGACACGACGGAGCCGTCGGCCATGGTGCCGCGCACCTGCACGACGTTGCGCCAGTCGGGGCTGTCCTCGCTGGTGGTGAGGGTGACCTCGACGCCGCGGTCGCGGGCGAGCAGCGGCGCGTTGACGAAGGTCACGGCCTCCTCGATGACGTCCACGAAGACGCCCTTGAGGGCGGCCAGCTCCAGCACCTTGACGTCGTGCTCGGCGATCTCGCCGCGGACCACCACGTCCAGCCGGACGGGGACGCCGCCGGCGAGGGCGGTGAAGATGCGGCCGAGCTTCTCGGCGAGCGGCAGGCCGGGCTTGACGTCCTCGGCGACGGCGCCGCCCTGCACGTTCACCGCGTCCGGGACGAACTCGCCGGACAGCGCGAGCTTCACGGAGCGGGCGACCTGGGTGCCCGCCTTCTCCTGCGCCTCGTGGGTGCTGGCGCCGAGGTGCGGGGTGACGACGACGCTGTCGTGGTGGAACAGCGGGCTCTCGGTGCACGGCTCGGTGCTGAACACGTCGATGCCGGCGCCGGCGACGCGGCCGTCCTTGAGCGCGAGGTCGAGGGCCGCCTCGTCGACGATGCCGCCGCGGGCGGCGTTGACGATGCGGACGGACGGCTTGACCTGCTGGAGCTCGCGGTCGCCGATGAGGCCGAGGGTCTCGGGCGTCTTCGGCAGGTGGACGGTGATGAAGTCGCTCTCGCGGAGCAGCTCGTCGATGGTGACGAGCTTCACACCGAGCTGCGCGGCGCGGGCGGCCTGCACGTAGGGGTCGAACGCGATCACGTTCATGTCGAAGGCGGCGAGGCGCTGGGCGACGAGGACGCCGATGCGGCCGAGGCCGAGGACGCCGACGGTCTTGCCCTGGAGCTCCACGCCGGTGTACTTGGAGCGCTTCCACTCGCCCTGCTTGAGCGCGGAGTGGCCCTGCGGCACGTTCCGGGCGACGGCCAGGAGCAGCGCGATCGCGTGCTCGGCGGCGGTGACGATGTTGGACGTGGGCGCGTTGACGACCATGACGCCGGCCTTGGTGGCGGCCTCCACGTCGACGTTGTCGAGGCCGACGCCGGCGCGGGCGACGACCCGGAGCCTCCTGGCGTGCTGGAACACCTCGGCGGTGACCTTGGTGGCGCTGCGGACGATCAGGGCGTCCACGTCGGCGACGGCGGGCAGCAGCTGGTCTTTGTCGCTGCCGTCGACGTGGCGGACGTCGTAGTCGGCCTCCAGGACGGCGAT encodes:
- the serA gene encoding phosphoglycerate dehydrogenase, which produces MSKPVVLVAEELSPAGIAVLEADYDVRHVDGSDKDQLLPAVADVDALIVRSATKVTAEVFQHARRLRVVARAGVGLDNVDVEAATKAGVMVVNAPTSNIVTAAEHAIALLLAVARNVPQGHSALKQGEWKRSKYTGVELQGKTVGVLGLGRIGVLVAQRLAAFDMNVIAFDPYVQAARAAQLGVKLVTIDELLRESDFITVHLPKTPETLGLIGDRELQQVKPSVRIVNAARGGIVDEAALDLALKDGRVAGAGIDVFSTEPCTESPLFHHDSVVVTPHLGASTHEAQEKAGTQVARSVKLALSGEFVPDAVNVQGGAVAEDVKPGLPLAEKLGRIFTALAGGVPVRLDVVVRGEIAEHDVKVLELAALKGVFVDVIEEAVTFVNAPLLARDRGVEVTLTTSEDSPDWRNVVQVRGTMADGSVVSVSGTLTGPKHAERIIEINGYNMELVPTEHMAFFSYVDRPGIVGAVGKLLGDEQVNIAGMQVGRDAKGGKALIALTVDSAVAPQLVDAITREVGADMGRRVDLEG
- a CDS encoding NAD-dependent epimerase/dehydratase family protein, producing the protein MKIFIAGASGAIGGHLVPQLVARGHEVVGTTRSAAKTAALRALGAEPVIVDALDPDSVADAVARAEPEVIVHQLTALGGPADFRHVKRMAAATDRLRTEGTDHLLAAGRAAGVGRFVAQSNAMWMERTGGPVADENGRIEPSPPADVERSVAALRHLEEAVTGITWADGIALRYGGFYGPGTGISAARDAVMTEQIGRRKFPIVGGGGGVWSLVHITDAASATVAAIERGRPGIYHVADDEPAPVRVWLPELARALGAEPPRRVPAWLVRLLAGKGPVDLMTRARGISSEKTKRELDWAPRYPTWRTGFTDGLR
- a CDS encoding RNA polymerase sigma-70 factor, which gives rise to MSTTELYDELRPRAFAIAYRMLGSVSEAEDVVQEALLRLHQTLRRDERIESPRAYIATLVTRLAIDQLRSARARREQYVGEWLPEPLAADPSPDEQAETADSLSLAFLVLLESLSPRQRAAFLLREVFQYPYGEVAEIIGTDVDGTRHLVARARLRVQEHRPRYHATRRQRRQLAKRFFAAVEQGDLRAFEELLAQDVALHGDGGGKVPALGRPVGGRRRVAHVLAAVVPVLARAGGVRFHVTEVNGQPGALVFDVRDLLVGVIGLEIADGRVQTIHSIVNPDKLQHFDRVGDIGVLVHAGRRAAGDG
- a CDS encoding (2Fe-2S)-binding protein encodes the protein MTGDVSGTEVLGVMGRVAELGPYFELAAEGVSEDSAWGAFPGSPGRLREVVGDYAGRLGTDEVRVAASLLFQGLAARIWSPVVAAAALGVVPDLSEVRWRWAPGEAIMLGLAEVRGWRVENAGEAVEIVHPMVVDGLLRPLREAMLGFVKLADGLVWGNAASALAGSLNVGAADPGRVAIVRELLAREPLAEAGSFGPRGYVRNNCCLYYRVPGGGMCGDCGLAR
- a CDS encoding 3-isopropylmalate dehydrogenase, with product MASRSIRLAVIPGDGIGPEVVAEGLKVLDAVSGDLTFEQTSYDLGAARWHRTGETLPDSVLGELREQEVILLGAVGDPSVPSGTLERGLLLRTRFELDHYVNLRPVKLFPGVSTPLAGVTPDDIDMVVVREGTEGPYTGVGGVLRKGTPHEVATQESVNTAFGVERVIRYAFEVAASRPRKKLTLVHKDNVLTFAGDLYQRTLKRVAGEYPQVTTDYCHVDAATMFFVSQPRRYDVIVTDNLFGDIITDIGAAIAGGIGLAASGNVNPDRTAPSMFEPVHGSAPDIAGQGKADPTATILSVAMLLDHVGEGAAARRVEQAVSDDLAERAALGARSTSQIGDAIAKRVSG